The following coding sequences are from one Microbulbifer sp. TB1203 window:
- a CDS encoding LPS-assembly protein LptD — MLEASRWRRLTLAIAQISRPRSLAIGLIAAQPLWGQAAEAEPPAAGDYNPYLYLDWLPRWQLTPEQRAAMPAVCSGAFVAPPRDYHDANLLPDEAPLRATADESEWLDDGTARLRGNVHITQGYRQLFADRVDVNRNENTAYLSGAIEMREPNLLVRGVAAEVHTDSEAAAIEDATYVIHDDFVHGAARHAAREASGELTLTEGSYTRCEPGEEIWRVSGGEITIDNVERQGVARDVRLEILDVPVFYFPYLRFPVGDARLSGLLFPSISNSDENGWDIAVPYYWNIAPQMDATIVPRYIEHRGTGAELEVRHLSTLFNTELRMAGLPDDKGGDDEDKRKLIEEGFPEDLVNPSKGEDRWLVNFEQQGGSGGPWRTDIDYTRVSDPDYFRDLDTANLSVSAERQVNQRVQGSLTGEHWQATLRGQDYQLLEKDRFDTYAQLPRLDVDGDYQWGDWLLAMDHEVVSWDHEPTQTIQFIRDTGDPDSITERTSNFVTGERFRVDYELDWDKQWLWGYFKPGLAARYLSYRLDDQFLNPESSNSPEASAGQFTLDTGLFFERDGNAFGRDYVQTLEPRLFTLVSSTADQKDFFNVSQSPSDGGNDLLFDTSLFTFSYDQLFRDSRFTGNDRIDDADRVAFGLTSRLIDPSSGRDLLTASVGQIFYSNDTRIDRAEIIEDAAPRSEFAARLESRPIQYLRIGSELIYDDTEGDLNRGNFSLRYLDDDFRLFNLGYRYLRRERFEDSSGQLLRGPIEQADASAVVPINTNTSILARANYDITFDRELEYLAGIEYDSCCYRARLVWRRTLDNDLADVVTPEELEYDEGIYLEVQLKGLAGLGTTVTRMLSQGIPNFDQREVLKQ, encoded by the coding sequence ATGCTGGAAGCTTCCCGGTGGCGTCGTCTCACACTGGCGATTGCACAAATTTCACGCCCGCGCTCGCTCGCCATCGGTCTGATAGCCGCACAACCGCTGTGGGGGCAGGCCGCCGAAGCCGAGCCGCCCGCAGCGGGCGACTACAACCCCTACCTCTATCTCGACTGGCTGCCCCGCTGGCAGCTGACGCCTGAGCAGCGCGCGGCCATGCCGGCGGTCTGCTCCGGCGCTTTCGTGGCGCCGCCCCGCGACTATCACGACGCGAACCTGCTACCGGACGAGGCCCCGCTGCGCGCCACTGCGGACGAATCCGAGTGGCTCGACGACGGTACCGCACGGCTGCGCGGCAACGTGCATATCACCCAGGGCTACCGCCAGTTGTTCGCCGACCGGGTGGATGTGAACCGCAACGAGAACACCGCCTACCTGAGCGGCGCCATCGAGATGCGCGAGCCCAACCTGCTTGTGCGCGGTGTGGCGGCGGAGGTGCACACCGACAGCGAGGCGGCGGCGATCGAGGATGCCACCTACGTGATCCACGACGACTTCGTTCACGGCGCCGCCCGCCACGCCGCCCGCGAGGCCAGCGGCGAGTTGACCCTGACCGAGGGCAGCTATACCCGCTGCGAGCCCGGCGAGGAAATCTGGCGCGTCAGCGGCGGCGAGATCACCATCGACAATGTGGAGCGTCAAGGAGTGGCGCGGGACGTGCGCCTGGAGATTCTCGACGTACCGGTATTTTACTTCCCCTACCTGCGCTTTCCGGTGGGAGACGCGCGGCTGTCCGGGCTGCTGTTCCCGAGCATCAGCAACAGCGACGAGAACGGCTGGGATATCGCCGTTCCCTACTACTGGAACATCGCCCCGCAGATGGACGCCACCATAGTGCCCCGCTATATCGAGCACCGGGGCACTGGGGCGGAACTCGAAGTGCGCCACCTGAGCACACTGTTCAACACCGAACTGCGCATGGCCGGTCTGCCGGACGATAAGGGCGGCGACGATGAGGATAAGCGCAAACTGATCGAGGAGGGCTTCCCCGAAGACTTGGTCAACCCCTCCAAAGGAGAGGACCGCTGGCTGGTCAACTTCGAGCAGCAGGGCGGCAGCGGCGGCCCCTGGCGCACCGATATCGACTACACCAGAGTGAGCGATCCGGACTACTTCCGCGACCTGGATACCGCCAACCTGAGCGTCTCCGCGGAAAGGCAGGTCAACCAGAGGGTGCAGGGCAGCCTCACCGGCGAGCACTGGCAGGCGACCCTGCGCGGGCAGGATTACCAGTTGCTGGAAAAGGACAGGTTCGACACCTACGCCCAGCTGCCGCGCCTGGATGTGGACGGCGACTACCAGTGGGGCGACTGGCTGCTGGCGATGGACCACGAAGTCGTCAGTTGGGACCACGAGCCCACCCAGACGATCCAGTTTATCCGGGACACAGGGGACCCGGACAGCATCACCGAGCGGACCAGCAACTTCGTCACCGGCGAACGATTCCGCGTGGACTACGAACTGGACTGGGACAAGCAGTGGCTGTGGGGCTATTTCAAGCCGGGATTGGCGGCCCGCTACCTCTCCTACCGCCTGGACGACCAGTTCCTCAACCCGGAGAGCAGCAACTCGCCGGAGGCCTCCGCCGGCCAGTTTACCCTGGATACCGGTCTTTTCTTCGAGCGCGATGGCAACGCCTTCGGCCGCGATTATGTGCAGACCCTGGAGCCGCGCCTGTTCACCCTGGTCAGCTCCACCGCGGACCAGAAGGATTTTTTCAACGTCAGCCAGAGCCCCTCTGACGGCGGCAACGACCTGTTGTTCGATACCTCGCTGTTCACCTTCAGTTACGACCAGCTGTTCCGCGACAGCCGCTTTACCGGCAACGACCGCATCGACGACGCCGACCGGGTGGCCTTCGGCCTGACCAGCCGCCTGATAGATCCCTCGAGCGGCCGCGACCTGCTCACCGCCAGCGTCGGGCAGATCTTCTATTCGAATGACACGCGCATCGATCGCGCTGAGATAATAGAGGATGCGGCGCCCCGCTCGGAATTCGCCGCGCGCCTGGAGAGCCGCCCCATCCAGTACCTGCGCATCGGCAGCGAACTGATCTACGACGACACAGAGGGCGACCTCAACCGCGGCAACTTCAGCCTGCGCTACCTGGACGACGACTTCCGCTTATTCAACCTGGGCTACCGCTACCTGCGCCGCGAGAGGTTTGAAGACAGCAGCGGCCAGTTGCTCCGGGGCCCAATCGAGCAGGCGGACGCCTCCGCCGTCGTGCCAATCAACACCAATACCTCCATACTGGCACGGGCCAACTACGATATAACCTTTGATCGGGAACTGGAGTACCTGGCCGGTATCGAATACGACAGCTGCTGCTATCGCGCCCGCCTGGTGTGGCGCCGCACGCTGGACAACGATCTGGCGGATGTAGTCACCCCGGAAGAACTGGAATACGACGAAGGGATCTATCTTGAAGTACAACTGAAGGGCCTCGCCGGCCTGGGCACCACGGTCACCCGTATGCTCAGCCAGGGCATCCCCAACTTTGACCAGAGAGAAGTACTGAAACAGTGA